A single region of the Streptococcus sanguinis genome encodes:
- a CDS encoding Gfo/Idh/MocA family protein translates to MLKNRKKEVFMLKLGIIGTGSISHEFIKAAHSTGDYQLAAVYSRALASAERFVQNYENTAIFTEMLDFLSSDIDVVYIASPNSLHFKHAKVAILARKHVIVEKPAVSRPKEWRELVKLSDVHQVYLFEAARNYHEQAFDTISDFLKDKTVLGANFTYAKYSSKMQALLAGEQPNVFSAKFSGGALMDLGVYPVYAAIRLFGHPRFARYSAQLLANTIDLNGAGCLIYPDFQVQIQAGKNINSNLPAEIYTDQGTLTLDGIEFISSAIFQNLDGQEEVLPIKRASHTMLEEAQAFARVLKGGQDAAYEKWLDAAVAVHESLFAMRKDAGIRFEVDDD, encoded by the coding sequence ATGCTTAAAAATAGAAAAAAGGAGGTTTTTATGCTCAAACTTGGAATCATCGGAACAGGTTCAATTTCTCATGAGTTCATCAAGGCTGCTCACTCAACAGGCGACTATCAGCTTGCTGCTGTCTACTCTCGTGCTCTGGCTTCTGCTGAGCGCTTTGTGCAAAACTATGAAAATACGGCCATTTTTACTGAAATGCTGGACTTTCTGTCGTCTGATATCGATGTCGTTTATATCGCCAGTCCCAACAGCCTGCATTTCAAGCATGCCAAGGTAGCCATTCTGGCTCGTAAACATGTCATTGTCGAAAAGCCAGCGGTTTCTCGTCCCAAAGAATGGCGGGAATTGGTCAAGCTGTCTGACGTGCATCAAGTCTATCTCTTTGAAGCTGCCCGCAACTATCATGAGCAGGCCTTTGATACGATTAGTGATTTCCTCAAGGACAAGACTGTTTTAGGAGCCAACTTCACCTATGCCAAGTATTCTTCAAAAATGCAGGCTCTGCTTGCGGGAGAGCAGCCTAACGTTTTCTCAGCTAAATTTTCTGGCGGCGCTTTGATGGATCTGGGTGTCTATCCAGTCTATGCGGCTATCAGACTTTTCGGCCATCCGCGCTTCGCTCGCTACAGCGCCCAGCTGCTGGCCAATACGATTGATTTAAATGGAGCCGGCTGTCTCATCTATCCAGATTTTCAAGTTCAGATTCAGGCCGGTAAAAATATAAACAGCAATCTGCCAGCAGAGATTTACACCGATCAGGGAACTCTGACTTTAGACGGGATTGAATTTATCAGCTCTGCTATTTTCCAAAATCTGGACGGTCAAGAAGAGGTGCTGCCTATCAAGCGTGCTTCCCATACCATGCTGGAAGAAGCTCAGGCTTTCGCGCGAGTGCTCAAGGGCGGACAGGATGCGGCTTACGAGAAATGGTTGGATGCTGCCGTAGCTGTTCACGAAAGCTTATTTGCCATGCGCAAGGACGCTGGCATTAGATTTGAGGTTGATGATGATTAA
- a CDS encoding DEAD/DEAH box helicase, whose product MMIKEQFPPSWRNQLAQLGFEDLTAIQEKMFDSISAGDTVLGISPTGTGKTLAYLFPSLLKLTPRKAQQLLILAPNTELAGQIFEVCKTWAEPLGLTAQLLLSGSSQKRQIERLKKGPEIIIGTPGRIFELVKLKKIKMMNVETIILDEFDQLLSDSQYHFVDKITHYAPRDHQLVYMSATAKFDHDKIAENTLEISIDDQVLDNIQHFYMQVEKRDKVDLLRKLSNVEDFRGLVFFNALSDLGSAEEKLQYREANAVSLASDVNVKFRKVILDKFKEHQITLLLATDLVARGIDIDSLECVVNYELPRDLETYTHRSGRTGRMGKEGYVITLISHPEELKTLKKYATVREIVLKNQELYVTS is encoded by the coding sequence ATGATGATTAAGGAACAATTTCCCCCGAGCTGGCGAAATCAGCTGGCTCAGTTAGGCTTTGAAGATTTGACAGCTATTCAGGAGAAGATGTTTGATTCTATTTCTGCAGGCGATACGGTGCTGGGAATCAGTCCAACTGGTACTGGTAAAACTCTGGCTTATCTCTTTCCCAGTCTGCTCAAACTGACACCTAGAAAAGCACAACAGCTCTTGATTTTAGCTCCTAATACTGAGCTGGCCGGACAAATCTTTGAGGTCTGCAAAACTTGGGCGGAGCCTTTAGGACTGACAGCCCAGCTACTACTCTCCGGCTCCAGCCAGAAGCGACAGATTGAGCGCCTTAAGAAAGGTCCAGAGATTATCATCGGAACGCCTGGGCGGATTTTCGAGTTGGTCAAGCTTAAGAAAATCAAGATGATGAATGTCGAAACCATCATTTTGGACGAATTTGACCAGCTGCTCAGCGATTCTCAGTATCACTTTGTAGATAAAATCACCCACTATGCGCCTCGTGACCACCAGCTGGTATATATGAGCGCCACCGCTAAGTTCGACCACGATAAGATTGCTGAAAACACTCTAGAAATCAGCATTGACGACCAAGTTTTGGACAACATCCAGCACTTTTACATGCAAGTCGAAAAACGTGATAAGGTGGACTTGCTCCGTAAGTTATCCAATGTTGAAGATTTCCGTGGACTGGTCTTCTTCAACGCTCTGTCAGACCTGGGCAGTGCCGAAGAAAAACTCCAGTATCGTGAAGCCAACGCAGTTTCTCTGGCCAGTGATGTCAACGTTAAGTTCCGCAAGGTGATTTTGGATAAGTTCAAAGAGCACCAGATTACTCTCCTGCTAGCCACTGACCTAGTTGCTCGCGGCATTGATATTGACTCCCTAGAATGCGTCGTCAATTATGAGCTTCCGCGCGATTTAGAAACCTATACCCACCGCTCTGGACGAACCGGCCGCATGGGCAAGGAAGGCTATGTCATCACCCTCATCAGCCATCCTGAAGAACTGAAAACTTTGAAAAAATACGCCACCGTCCGAGAAATTGTATTAAAAAATCAAGAACTTTATGTAACGAGTTAA
- a CDS encoding polysaccharide deacetylase family protein, whose translation MKRQNNKKHGKKTLIVLGLLGLAFVAALFLGAVKIYAIFQEKELQEKVSVLIAQEETFHAENTEKQSKMIGSHYVEAFYPLLDGQVMASVKEQMDADSQTIKDNQKKGDKIEELTFYYAEEKETSLKDVKEILVHRKDYHVKEMKISKGEEREVADSYLGADGSPFTLDKLFQDPDAAKEIFINEISSQLTFRQADEAVQTEILNNLNGTELGQWSFRYEYSHFSIKLSKEVQGLTSIDVPLSSFYDQINADYLTGDDLAAYQSFEAKKHVKMVALTFDDGPDPKTTPQALDILKKYGAKATFFMVGQNIAGNEAIVKRVHNEGHQIGIHTWDHPVLTKLPLESAQKEILDTQTAINNVIGIKPTITRPPYGAINATIQNSVDQSFIMWNVDSLDWKTRNTKAIMQEIAKTQPGSIILMHDIHQTSIDALPSVLEYLKSNGYTLVTVDELLEGQLEPHRIYYGRD comes from the coding sequence ATGAAAAGACAAAATAACAAGAAACACGGTAAGAAAACACTCATCGTTCTCGGCTTGCTAGGTTTAGCTTTTGTTGCTGCTCTATTTCTGGGGGCTGTAAAAATTTACGCTATTTTCCAGGAAAAGGAACTGCAAGAGAAGGTTAGTGTGCTGATTGCCCAAGAAGAGACCTTCCACGCTGAAAATACTGAAAAGCAGAGCAAGATGATTGGCAGCCACTATGTAGAGGCCTTTTATCCTCTGCTGGATGGTCAGGTTATGGCAAGTGTCAAGGAGCAGATGGACGCAGATAGCCAGACGATTAAGGATAATCAGAAGAAGGGCGATAAGATTGAAGAATTGACCTTCTACTATGCTGAGGAAAAAGAAACGAGCCTGAAGGACGTCAAAGAAATACTGGTGCATCGCAAGGACTATCATGTCAAAGAGATGAAAATCAGTAAAGGAGAAGAGCGGGAAGTTGCTGACAGCTATCTCGGTGCAGACGGCAGCCCTTTCACTCTGGATAAGCTCTTTCAGGATCCCGATGCAGCTAAGGAAATCTTCATCAACGAAATATCCAGCCAGCTGACCTTTAGACAGGCCGATGAGGCGGTGCAGACGGAAATTCTTAATAACCTCAATGGAACGGAGTTGGGTCAGTGGTCCTTCCGTTATGAGTACAGCCATTTTTCTATTAAGCTGAGTAAGGAAGTGCAAGGCTTAACCAGCATTGACGTTCCTTTATCCAGTTTTTATGACCAGATTAATGCGGACTATCTGACCGGCGATGACTTGGCAGCTTATCAGAGTTTTGAAGCTAAGAAGCATGTGAAAATGGTTGCTCTGACCTTTGATGACGGTCCAGATCCTAAGACAACACCCCAGGCTCTGGATATCCTCAAGAAATATGGTGCCAAGGCGACCTTCTTTATGGTTGGTCAAAACATTGCTGGTAATGAAGCGATCGTCAAGCGCGTGCACAATGAAGGTCATCAGATTGGGATTCATACATGGGACCATCCAGTCTTAACCAAACTACCTCTGGAGTCAGCTCAAAAAGAAATCCTTGATACCCAGACCGCTATTAACAATGTCATAGGCATTAAGCCAACGATTACGCGGCCTCCTTATGGAGCCATTAATGCCACAATCCAAAATTCGGTTGACCAGTCCTTTATCATGTGGAATGTAGACAGTCTAGACTGGAAGACACGCAATACTAAGGCTATTATGCAAGAGATTGCTAAAACTCAGCCAGGCTCAATTATTCTCATGCATGATATTCACCAGACTAGTATTGACGCTCTGCCAAGTGTTCTCGAGTATCTGAAGAGTAACGGCTATACTTTGGTAACGGTCGATGAGCTGCTGGAAGGTCAGCTGGAGCCACATCGTATTTATTACGGCAGAGACTAA
- a CDS encoding VOC family protein: protein MASKMLHTCLRVENLEASIAFYAEAFGFKELRRKDFPDYQFTIVYLGLEGDDYELELTYNYDHGPYVIGDGFAHVALSTPDLEGLHAEHKAKGYEVTDPKGLPGNPPNYYFVKDPDGYKVEVIREKSL from the coding sequence ATGGCATCAAAAATGTTACATACTTGTTTGCGTGTGGAGAATTTGGAAGCGTCTATCGCTTTTTATGCAGAGGCTTTTGGTTTTAAGGAGCTTCGTCGCAAGGATTTTCCAGATTATCAGTTTACTATCGTTTATCTAGGTTTGGAAGGCGATGATTATGAGCTGGAACTGACCTATAACTATGACCATGGTCCTTATGTGATTGGGGATGGCTTTGCTCATGTGGCACTTAGCACGCCAGACTTAGAAGGTCTGCATGCTGAGCACAAGGCCAAAGGATATGAAGTGACAGATCCAAAGGGTCTTCCTGGCAACCCGCCTAATTATTATTTTGTAAAAGATCCTGATGGCTACAAGGTGGAAGTCATTCGTGAGAAGAGTCTTTAA
- a CDS encoding ketopantoate reductase family protein — MNILVYGAGTIGLTYAWLLSNQHQVTVLVREHKLSTLEQGFTLSIKDLRKDEQVYKEHHFQPPLVTSIDQDYDLILLTVNSLQLEQALNHLAAIKEKAHLLILQNNWNINSKIPSYLNRKQVSLAFPSSVGGGRKSDGRIQAIIFKEATLLDDDSYTSELSPIFTASGIGIDAMPNLASWMKVHCLQEAVMAGAVAEVGSFDALLKDKKAIRKMICAWREGLELCQRYGIPKHRYKPTKYLSLPLFLLVPVMKFMLSQPLVAEMVTNHMHSGYAEWVDQYFEIKRSAEKESILMPQWNSYSDFIEHFLKNNS, encoded by the coding sequence ATGAACATTTTGGTTTATGGTGCTGGCACAATTGGTTTGACATACGCTTGGTTACTGTCTAATCAGCATCAAGTTACTGTCTTAGTTAGAGAACATAAGCTGTCGACTTTAGAGCAAGGCTTCACACTTTCTATTAAAGATTTAAGGAAAGACGAACAGGTCTATAAAGAACATCATTTCCAGCCGCCATTGGTGACGAGTATTGATCAAGACTATGACCTGATTCTCTTAACGGTAAATAGTTTGCAACTAGAGCAGGCATTGAATCATTTAGCGGCTATAAAGGAAAAAGCTCATTTACTTATTTTACAGAATAACTGGAATATCAACTCCAAGATTCCTTCTTATTTGAACAGAAAGCAGGTGTCGTTAGCTTTTCCTTCTTCTGTTGGAGGAGGGCGAAAGAGTGATGGTCGGATCCAAGCTATCATTTTCAAAGAAGCTACGTTACTTGATGATGATTCTTATACATCAGAGTTGTCTCCTATTTTCACAGCTAGTGGGATAGGCATTGATGCTATGCCTAACTTGGCTTCTTGGATGAAGGTTCACTGCCTTCAGGAGGCGGTAATGGCAGGTGCAGTTGCAGAAGTGGGGTCTTTTGATGCACTCTTGAAAGATAAAAAAGCAATTCGAAAGATGATTTGCGCTTGGCGAGAAGGTTTAGAACTCTGTCAGCGATATGGCATTCCTAAACATCGTTATAAACCTACTAAATATCTATCCCTGCCCCTATTTCTCTTAGTTCCAGTAATGAAGTTCATGTTGAGTCAGCCTTTGGTTGCCGAAATGGTCACAAATCATATGCATTCAGGTTATGCCGAATGGGTTGACCAATATTTTGAAATCAAAAGAAGTGCGGAGAAAGAAAGCATTCTCATGCCTCAATGGAATTCGTATAGCGACTTCATTGAACATTTTTTGAAAAACAATTCTTAG
- a CDS encoding sensor histidine kinase — MLNKIKKTFYADDFSYFIRYFGLFTLIFSAMTLIIIQVMRSSLYTSVDENLKNLSNDPSSVADLAYRTTGQQSDPSNKVNSKSPKSSKEPDGDSDEEPKPNNLTTPNVSSNTFALLLDDDYKNISTSKSDGFLDFNSLEFNKSYLNQIKEIVIGNSFGQTESYRAYLFDIDPKNEYPDIKYAVVMTSISQLEQTSSKHEQLIAMVMVSFWGISLIASIYLARMSVKPLLESIQKQKAFVENASHELRTPLAVLQSRLETLFRKPEATIMQSSENIASSLDEVRNMRLLTTNLLNLARRDDGIKPQYGEVEPEFFDTTFANYCIIARENKKAFHSENMIKHPIVTDQIFLKQLMTILFDNAIKYTDDDGVISVMATSTDRYLIFRVADNGPGISDEDKKKIFDRFYRVDKARTRQKGGFGLGLSLAKQIVDAFKGSIYVKDNKPKGTVFEVKLLLKETKKRSVK, encoded by the coding sequence ATGCTGAATAAAATCAAGAAGACCTTTTATGCGGATGATTTCTCTTATTTCATTCGCTATTTTGGGTTGTTTACATTAATCTTCTCAGCCATGACCTTGATTATTATTCAGGTTATGCGCTCCAGCCTTTATACGTCAGTTGATGAAAATCTGAAAAACCTGAGTAATGATCCTAGTTCAGTAGCTGATTTGGCCTATCGGACGACAGGCCAGCAGTCTGATCCAAGCAATAAGGTCAATTCTAAAAGTCCTAAAAGCAGTAAAGAGCCAGATGGTGATTCAGATGAAGAGCCTAAGCCTAACAATCTAACTACGCCAAATGTCAGCTCTAATACTTTTGCCCTGCTTTTGGATGATGATTATAAAAATATTTCCACCAGCAAGAGCGATGGTTTTCTGGACTTTAATTCATTAGAGTTTAACAAGTCCTATCTAAATCAAATCAAGGAAATTGTGATTGGTAACAGCTTTGGCCAAACGGAGAGCTATCGGGCTTATCTCTTTGATATTGATCCTAAAAATGAGTATCCTGATATCAAGTACGCTGTGGTCATGACTAGTATCAGCCAGCTGGAGCAGACCAGCAGCAAGCATGAGCAGTTGATTGCCATGGTCATGGTCAGCTTTTGGGGAATTTCCCTGATTGCCAGTATTTACCTTGCTCGGATGAGTGTCAAGCCTCTGCTGGAAAGTATCCAGAAGCAGAAGGCTTTTGTGGAAAATGCCAGTCACGAACTACGGACTCCTCTGGCAGTATTGCAGAGCCGCTTAGAGACGCTCTTTCGTAAGCCTGAAGCTACAATAATGCAGAGCAGTGAAAATATTGCTTCTAGCTTGGATGAAGTACGGAATATGCGCTTGCTGACGACCAATCTGCTCAACCTGGCCCGCCGCGATGATGGCATCAAGCCACAATATGGTGAAGTTGAACCAGAATTTTTTGATACGACCTTTGCTAATTACTGTATTATCGCAAGGGAGAATAAAAAAGCCTTTCATTCAGAAAATATGATCAAGCACCCTATTGTGACCGATCAAATTTTTCTCAAACAACTGATGACCATTCTATTTGACAATGCTATCAAGTACACAGATGATGATGGCGTAATCAGTGTCATGGCTACTTCGACAGATCGCTACCTTATTTTCCGAGTGGCGGACAATGGTCCTGGTATCAGCGATGAAGATAAAAAGAAGATTTTTGATCGCTTTTATCGGGTGGACAAGGCTCGGACCCGTCAGAAAGGTGGCTTTGGTCTGGGGCTTTCTCTGGCTAAGCAGATTGTCGATGCTTTCAAAGGCTCTATTTATGTCAAGGACAACAAACCAAAAGGTACGGTCTTTGAAGTTAAACTGCTCCTGAAAGAAACGAAAAAGCGTTCTGTTAAATAG
- a CDS encoding response regulator transcription factor, translating to MIKILLVEDDLGLSNSVFDFLDDFADVMQVFDGEEGLYEAESGVYDLILLDLMLPEKDGFQVLKDLRAKGVTTPVLIMTAKESLDDKGHGFELGADDYLTKPFYLEELKMRIQALLKRAGKFNENTLSYGDVTVNLSTNSTTKAGKDVELLGKEFDLLVYFLQNQNVILPKTQIFDRLWGFDSDTTVSVVEVYVSKIRKKLKGTAFAKNLHTLRSVGYILKDAE from the coding sequence ATGATTAAAATTCTATTGGTAGAAGATGACCTTGGACTGTCAAACTCAGTTTTTGATTTTTTAGATGATTTTGCAGATGTAATGCAGGTTTTTGATGGTGAAGAAGGTCTATATGAAGCAGAAAGCGGTGTTTATGACCTCATCTTGCTGGATCTCATGCTGCCTGAAAAGGACGGTTTCCAAGTGCTGAAAGATCTCCGAGCAAAAGGAGTTACAACACCTGTTCTCATCATGACAGCTAAGGAAAGCTTGGATGACAAAGGACATGGCTTTGAGCTCGGAGCTGACGACTATCTGACAAAACCTTTCTATTTGGAAGAACTGAAAATGCGGATCCAGGCGCTCTTGAAACGCGCTGGTAAATTCAACGAGAATACTCTTTCTTATGGTGATGTAACTGTCAACCTATCTACAAATTCAACCACGAAGGCTGGTAAAGACGTAGAGTTGCTTGGTAAAGAGTTCGACCTCTTGGTTTATTTCCTGCAAAATCAAAATGTAATCTTGCCTAAGACTCAAATTTTTGACCGTCTGTGGGGCTTTGACAGTGATACCACTGTTTCCGTTGTCGAAGTGTACGTTTCAAAGATTCGTAAAAAACTGAAAGGAACGGCATTTGCGAAAAACCTACATACTCTTCGTAGTGTCGGCTACATTTTAAAAGATGCTGAATAA
- a CDS encoding SDR family NAD(P)-dependent oxidoreductase, which produces MGNYMFDNYFKNKKVVIIGASGSLGRVYTRAFHQAGARLFLLGRDIDKLKIFVQEFSSFIPIRSVDITSEESLKNVVSEIQEWSECIDIVINATGFDVRKSLSAHSFEDIEQTLLINLSGAILISKIFLPLLANEKGATIVHSGGFADGRLAFPYYSVDVASRAGIFSFIESMNRELKQERKKVYLTYFCPNAADTPSEKPYHPVWKEMGIKISTTDEVCLALLKGIKSHQRVILMGRGASLFAKLNLLSSRLADFLLLDKYSRILKKHFS; this is translated from the coding sequence ATGGGGAATTATATGTTTGATAATTATTTTAAAAATAAAAAGGTTGTAATTATTGGTGCAAGTGGCAGTTTGGGAAGAGTCTATACACGTGCTTTTCATCAAGCAGGTGCTAGGTTATTTCTCTTAGGAAGAGATATAGATAAGTTAAAGATATTTGTGCAAGAATTTTCGTCTTTTATTCCAATAAGATCAGTGGATATAACAAGTGAAGAGTCTCTAAAAAATGTAGTATCAGAGATACAAGAGTGGTCGGAATGTATAGATATTGTTATCAATGCAACTGGTTTTGATGTAAGAAAGTCTTTGTCAGCGCATTCCTTTGAGGACATAGAGCAGACACTGTTAATCAATTTATCTGGCGCCATTCTGATTAGCAAGATTTTTCTGCCCTTATTAGCAAATGAAAAAGGTGCTACAATTGTGCATTCTGGCGGTTTTGCAGATGGGCGGCTCGCTTTCCCTTACTATAGCGTAGATGTGGCTAGTCGCGCAGGGATTTTTTCTTTTATTGAATCAATGAATCGCGAATTAAAACAGGAGCGGAAAAAGGTGTATTTAACCTATTTTTGTCCCAATGCTGCGGATACACCCTCAGAAAAGCCTTACCATCCTGTTTGGAAAGAGATGGGGATTAAGATTTCAACTACAGACGAGGTTTGCCTAGCTTTGCTAAAAGGTATTAAGTCTCATCAAAGAGTCATCCTGATGGGGCGGGGGGCATCTTTATTTGCTAAACTCAATCTTCTGTCTTCAAGATTAGCTGATTTTCTTTTATTAGATAAATATAGCCGTATATTGAAAAAGCACTTTTCATAA
- a CDS encoding DMT family transporter: protein MFYYFYLSLAILFEIAATSLLKLSQGFSKLFFGCLALMFYGLCFFFLSLSLKGIQLNLAYAIWSAIGLVGTTILSILLWHEKVTAVSLLGISLVIVGLVLLNLSQKTH, encoded by the coding sequence ATGTTTTACTATTTTTATTTATCTCTCGCAATTCTATTTGAAATTGCCGCCACAAGTCTTTTAAAACTATCTCAAGGTTTTTCGAAACTATTTTTCGGTTGCCTTGCTTTGATGTTTTATGGCTTGTGCTTTTTCTTTTTATCTCTATCTTTAAAGGGCATTCAGTTAAATCTAGCTTACGCTATTTGGTCTGCAATAGGTCTAGTAGGGACAACGATATTATCTATTCTGCTTTGGCACGAAAAAGTAACAGCTGTAAGCCTTTTAGGGATAAGTCTAGTTATTGTCGGACTTGTTTTATTGAATTTATCACAAAAGACTCACTAG
- a CDS encoding helix-turn-helix domain-containing protein: MLGKQLKLIREQKGYSQAQIAESLGTTRQTISNWENDKTILDSASLIRLADFYQISLDELCGRKALSISKDSSIKSMILTNACTLWTCFVSSLG; the protein is encoded by the coding sequence ATGTTAGGAAAACAATTGAAGCTTATACGGGAGCAAAAAGGATATAGTCAAGCTCAGATTGCAGAATCACTAGGGACGACTCGGCAGACCATCTCGAACTGGGAAAATGATAAGACGATTCTAGATAGTGCAAGTCTTATTCGTCTAGCCGATTTTTACCAGATTTCATTAGATGAGCTATGTGGTCGAAAAGCTTTATCTATCTCCAAAGATTCGAGCATAAAATCAATGATTTTGACAAATGCCTGTACACTTTGGACTTGCTTTGTTTCATCTCTCGGATAG